In the Magnolia sinica isolate HGM2019 chromosome 15, MsV1, whole genome shotgun sequence genome, one interval contains:
- the LOC131227373 gene encoding large ribosomal subunit protein cL37 alpha isoform X2, giving the protein MALHLLSPLSIFSPSSSSSSTSLSLAISPHPFSRLPRKNLNLQPRSSDGVRFHTPIASRERLAVIVRASPDVDGKDSESKETPAEASGEIVSIENLPLESKQQMMLEQKLRMKLAKKIRLRRKRLVRKRRMRKKGRWPPSKMKKNKNV; this is encoded by the exons ATGGCTCTCcaccttctctctcctctctctatattttctccgtcttcttcttcttcttctacttctctaTCATTGGCTATTTCTCCTCATCCAT TCTCCAGGTTGCCAAGGAAAAACCTGAATTTGCAACCAAGGTCTTCTGATGGAGTGCGGTTTCATACTCCAATTGCTTCTCGAGAAAGACTGGCTGTGATTGTTCGGGCTTCACCGGACGTGGATGGAAAGGATTCAGAAAGCAAAGAAACGCCCGCAGAGGCATCTGGAGAGATAGTCTCGATTGAAAATCTTCCCCTGGAATCCAAGCAGCAGATGATGCTTGAACAGAAGCTGAGAATGAAGTTGGCCAAGAAGATAAGGCTGCGGAGGAAGCGGCTTGTCCGCAAGCGGAGGATGAGGAAGAAGGGCAGATGGCCACCTtccaagatgaagaagaacaagaacgtCTGA
- the LOC131227373 gene encoding large ribosomal subunit protein cL37 alpha isoform X1 → MALHLLSPLSIFSPSSSSSSTSLSLAISPHPSCFWISHWLVVSRLPRKNLNLQPRSSDGVRFHTPIASRERLAVIVRASPDVDGKDSESKETPAEASGEIVSIENLPLESKQQMMLEQKLRMKLAKKIRLRRKRLVRKRRMRKKGRWPPSKMKKNKNV, encoded by the exons ATGGCTCTCcaccttctctctcctctctctatattttctccgtcttcttcttcttcttctacttctctaTCATTGGCTATTTCTCCTCATCCAT CCTGCTTCTGGATTTCGCATTGGCTTGTAGTCTCCAGGTTGCCAAGGAAAAACCTGAATTTGCAACCAAGGTCTTCTGATGGAGTGCGGTTTCATACTCCAATTGCTTCTCGAGAAAGACTGGCTGTGATTGTTCGGGCTTCACCGGACGTGGATGGAAAGGATTCAGAAAGCAAAGAAACGCCCGCAGAGGCATCTGGAGAGATAGTCTCGATTGAAAATCTTCCCCTGGAATCCAAGCAGCAGATGATGCTTGAACAGAAGCTGAGAATGAAGTTGGCCAAGAAGATAAGGCTGCGGAGGAAGCGGCTTGTCCGCAAGCGGAGGATGAGGAAGAAGGGCAGATGGCCACCTtccaagatgaagaagaacaagaacgtCTGA